A genomic stretch from Terriglobales bacterium includes:
- a CDS encoding xanthine dehydrogenase family protein subunit M translates to MYPRTFAYHRAASLSEAVRMLGQLGPEARLLAGGQSLIPLMKLRLASPAALVDIGHVPNLNYINKTNGGFAFGPLSRHAEVERSPAAAQIPILHDCAAGIADVQVRNWGTLVGSIAEADPTGDWAPVLLALGADVVCQGESGERTLPLAEFITDAFTTRLLPGEIVREVRAHRPAKNSGGAYIAFKRCAPVYASASAAVQLTLEDRVCRNPRIFLGAVGLTPVHAREAGRALEGRAIDEKTIAAAADAARAAADPQSDQRGSAEYKRELVRGLVTEAIRAAARRAAGQPVEVAHHYA, encoded by the coding sequence ATGTACCCCCGGACCTTTGCCTATCATCGCGCTGCGTCGTTGAGCGAAGCCGTGCGCATGCTGGGCCAGCTTGGCCCTGAGGCGCGGCTGCTGGCCGGCGGCCAGAGCCTGATCCCGCTTATGAAGCTGCGGCTGGCCAGCCCCGCGGCGCTGGTCGACATCGGCCACGTCCCCAACCTGAACTACATCAACAAGACGAATGGCGGCTTTGCCTTCGGGCCGCTGAGCCGCCACGCCGAGGTCGAGCGTTCACCCGCCGCCGCGCAAATTCCCATCCTGCACGACTGCGCCGCCGGCATCGCCGACGTGCAGGTCCGCAACTGGGGCACGCTGGTTGGCTCCATCGCCGAGGCTGACCCGACCGGCGACTGGGCGCCGGTATTGCTCGCGCTGGGCGCCGATGTCGTGTGCCAGGGCGAGAGCGGCGAACGCACGCTGCCGCTGGCCGAATTCATTACCGACGCCTTCACCACCCGTTTGCTGCCCGGTGAAATCGTGCGTGAAGTACGCGCCCATCGTCCGGCAAAGAACAGCGGTGGCGCGTACATCGCGTTCAAGCGCTGCGCGCCTGTGTATGCCTCGGCCAGCGCCGCGGTCCAGCTCACACTGGAAGATCGCGTCTGCCGCAATCCGCGCATTTTCCTCGGCGCAGTGGGACTCACGCCGGTGCACGCGCGCGAAGCCGGGCGCGCGCTCGAAGGCCGCGCCATCGACGAGAAAACCATCGCCGCCGCGGCCGACGCCGCGCGCGCCGCCGCCGATCCCCAGTCGGATCAGCGCGGCTCGGCCGAATACAAGCGCGAGCTGGTTCGCGGACTCGTCACGGAAGCCATTCGCGCCGCCGCGCGCCGCGCCGCCGGCCAGCCCGTGGAGGTGGCGCACCACTATGCCTGA
- a CDS encoding ketopantoate reductase family protein codes for MKRICIVGAGAIGSLYAAHLSRVAEVWALVRRPEHAASLRDQGLRVSGARQFAAKFHATATAADVPECDFAIVATKAMQAEEAFAPVGAKIRTAVLSAQNGLGSEEALARHTRAFVVRGATFMSGTRHSDTHVQFELETPTWMGPFEPTRTPFEVVRELADLVRAGGLRAEALEDARPAQWAKLVFNASVNSVAALTELPHCPAFADEKEFGSLGHLLHELIDEGVRVAAALGIDLREDPWRMNCVGAQTNHPPSMLADVRAHSPTEIDFLGGAIAREAARAGVAAPLHTALYRLIRGKELSWTFADENVAHGERSPEAAQWETSQAVTIRK; via the coding sequence GTGAAGCGTATCTGCATCGTCGGCGCCGGGGCCATCGGCAGTCTCTATGCCGCGCACCTCTCGCGCGTGGCGGAGGTGTGGGCGCTCGTCCGCCGGCCTGAGCACGCCGCCAGCCTGCGCGACCAGGGCCTGCGCGTGAGCGGCGCGCGCCAGTTTGCGGCAAAGTTTCACGCCACCGCGACCGCGGCCGATGTCCCCGAATGCGACTTCGCCATCGTCGCCACTAAGGCGATGCAGGCGGAAGAAGCCTTCGCCCCGGTAGGCGCGAAGATTCGCACCGCCGTCCTTTCGGCGCAGAACGGACTCGGCTCGGAAGAAGCGCTGGCGCGGCACACGCGCGCCTTCGTGGTTCGCGGCGCCACCTTCATGAGTGGCACGCGCCACTCCGACACGCATGTGCAGTTCGAGCTCGAAACGCCTACCTGGATGGGCCCGTTCGAGCCCACCCGCACTCCGTTCGAAGTCGTGCGCGAGCTCGCCGACCTGGTTCGTGCCGGCGGCCTGCGCGCCGAGGCGCTGGAAGACGCCCGCCCTGCGCAGTGGGCCAAGCTGGTGTTCAACGCGTCGGTGAACAGCGTCGCCGCGCTCACCGAACTGCCGCACTGTCCCGCGTTCGCTGACGAAAAGGAGTTCGGCAGCCTCGGACATCTTCTTCATGAGCTGATCGACGAAGGTGTTCGCGTGGCCGCGGCGCTGGGCATTGATCTGCGCGAGGACCCTTGGCGCATGAACTGCGTCGGCGCGCAGACGAACCATCCGCCGTCCATGCTGGCCGATGTCCGCGCCCACTCGCCGACGGAGATCGACTTCCTGGGCGGCGCGATTGCGCGCGAAGCCGCGCGCGCCGGCGTCGCCGCGCCGCTGCACACGGCGCTCTATCGCCTGATCAGGGGAAAAGAACTAAGCTGGACGTTTGCCGATGAGAACGTCGCCCACGGCGAGCGCTCGCCGGAAGCGGCGCAGTGGGAAACCAGCCAGGCGGTGACGATCCGCAAATAG
- a CDS encoding DUF2505 family protein — protein sequence MAFSFGGGFQVQRSPESVYEFLTDPQKFCPLMPDFQSMTMHDATHFTVRVNVGVSHIRGVADVKMELAAAERPRRAQYKGQGAVPGGNVSLTAGFELSPSDGGTQVTWKGDAQVFGRIISMAGGLLEPLARKNLQKLIDSLQAALNSGAAAPPAEARHA from the coding sequence ATGGCGTTCAGCTTCGGTGGCGGCTTCCAGGTCCAGCGCTCGCCCGAGAGCGTCTACGAGTTCCTCACCGACCCGCAAAAGTTCTGTCCCCTGATGCCCGACTTCCAGTCCATGACGATGCATGACGCTACTCACTTCACGGTCAGGGTCAACGTCGGCGTCTCGCACATCCGCGGCGTCGCCGACGTGAAGATGGAACTGGCCGCCGCCGAGCGCCCGCGCCGCGCGCAATATAAAGGACAGGGCGCTGTGCCCGGCGGCAACGTCTCGCTCACCGCCGGCTTCGAACTCTCGCCATCCGACGGTGGTACGCAGGTCACCTGGAAGGGTGATGCGCAAGTCTTCGGGCGCATCATCTCCATGGCCGGCGGCCTGCTCGAGCCCCTCGCCAGGAAAAACCTCCAGAAGCTGATTGATTCGTTGCAGGCGGCGCTGAATTCCGGCGCGGCGGCGCCGCCGGCGGAGGCCCGCCATGCCTAA
- a CDS encoding M20/M25/M40 family metallo-hydrolase, whose translation MSQAPPPAKTAAAHDLDAALARRIAGAVREDEIVSACCDVINIPSPTGQELEMARHMRAQFEVLGLSVTWQEVEDGRANVIGRWEGSGDGPNLMFNGHMDTSNTGSEPFLTGIGYKPHAVVRDGLIFGLGIYNMKGALVCYMHAVKALQRAGVRLRGDVVLGAVAGEIEKAQWGEFIGKQYRGYGVGSHYLVNHGVLPDMCILGEPTDMKLVLDHYGSLWVRFSTRGNYVHTAFAAGREDENAIRRMNHVLAEIVRWSEKWNAGACSGDRRGTVNIGCIRGGDPWRASRTPERCDVFLDVRVPPHIDMTEARRRVKALFRDLKKQFPAFGLEFETYVSVPGAQIAPGHAMVQSIIASHADVMGSPPQRDTVLWCSDASVLSRYGVPTVNYGPSSGPRDAEGEKVRIKTLVDVTKVYALTAARICGVHEEHRA comes from the coding sequence ATGTCGCAAGCCCCTCCGCCCGCGAAGACCGCCGCAGCCCACGATCTCGACGCCGCCCTCGCGCGCCGCATCGCCGGCGCAGTGCGCGAAGACGAGATCGTCTCTGCCTGTTGCGACGTCATCAACATTCCCAGCCCGACCGGCCAGGAACTGGAGATGGCGAGGCACATGCGCGCGCAATTCGAAGTGCTCGGACTCAGCGTGACCTGGCAGGAAGTGGAAGATGGACGCGCCAACGTCATCGGCCGGTGGGAAGGAAGCGGCGACGGCCCGAACCTGATGTTCAACGGCCACATGGACACGTCGAACACCGGCAGCGAGCCGTTCCTCACCGGCATCGGCTACAAGCCGCATGCGGTCGTGCGCGACGGCCTCATCTTCGGCCTCGGGATCTACAACATGAAGGGCGCGCTGGTTTGCTACATGCACGCCGTCAAAGCGCTCCAGCGCGCCGGCGTCCGCTTGCGTGGCGACGTGGTCCTGGGCGCGGTCGCCGGCGAGATCGAAAAGGCGCAGTGGGGCGAGTTCATCGGCAAGCAGTATCGCGGGTACGGCGTGGGCTCGCATTACCTGGTGAACCACGGCGTCCTGCCGGACATGTGCATCCTCGGCGAGCCCACGGACATGAAGCTGGTGCTCGATCACTACGGCTCGCTGTGGGTCCGGTTCTCCACGCGCGGCAACTACGTCCATACCGCGTTTGCCGCCGGACGCGAAGACGAAAATGCCATTCGCCGCATGAACCACGTGCTCGCCGAAATCGTTCGCTGGTCGGAGAAGTGGAATGCCGGGGCATGCAGCGGCGATCGCCGCGGCACGGTCAACATCGGCTGCATCCGGGGCGGCGATCCGTGGCGCGCCAGCCGCACGCCGGAACGCTGCGACGTCTTCCTCGACGTCCGCGTGCCGCCGCACATCGACATGACTGAGGCGCGCCGCCGCGTGAAGGCGCTTTTCCGCGACTTGAAGAAGCAGTTCCCTGCCTTCGGGCTGGAGTTTGAGACGTACGTCTCCGTGCCTGGCGCGCAAATCGCGCCCGGGCACGCGATGGTGCAGTCCATCATCGCTTCCCACGCCGACGTGATGGGCTCACCGCCGCAGCGCGACACCGTGCTCTGGTGCTCCGACGCGTCCGTCCTCAGCCGCTACGGCGTGCCCACGGTGAACTACGGTCCCAGCAGCGGGCCGCGCGACGCCGAAGGCGAAAAAGTGCGCATCAAGACCCTGGTGGACGTCACCAAGGTCTACGCGCTCACCGCGGCGCGCATCTGTGGAGTTCACGAGGAACACCGCGCATGA
- a CDS encoding (2Fe-2S)-binding protein produces the protein MPEAAKIALSCRVNGRDVQAEIEPRTLLVEFLRDELDLTGTHIGCDTSFCGACTVLVNGRSAKSCTLFAFQAGGAEVLTVEGLARDGQLHPVQQAFVDHHGLQCGYCTPGMMMSAVHLLAENPDPSEHDIRKGLAGNCCRCTGYQNIFKSVAAAAKMGGR, from the coding sequence ATGCCTGAGGCGGCCAAGATCGCTCTCTCCTGCCGCGTGAACGGGCGCGACGTGCAGGCCGAAATCGAGCCGCGCACGCTGCTTGTCGAATTCCTGCGCGACGAACTCGACCTCACCGGCACGCACATCGGTTGCGACACCAGCTTCTGCGGCGCCTGCACCGTGCTGGTGAACGGGCGCTCGGCCAAGTCCTGCACCTTGTTCGCATTCCAGGCCGGCGGCGCCGAGGTCCTCACTGTCGAAGGCCTGGCGCGCGATGGCCAGCTGCATCCGGTGCAGCAGGCGTTCGTCGACCATCACGGCTTGCAATGCGGCTACTGCACGCCCGGCATGATGATGTCGGCGGTGCACCTGCTCGCCGAAAACCCCGACCCCAGCGAGCACGACATCCGCAAGGGCCTCGCCGGCAATTGCTGCCGCTGCACCGGCTACCAGAACATCTTCAAGTCCGTGGCCGCGGCCGCGAAGATGGGGGGCCGCTGA
- a CDS encoding xanthine dehydrogenase family protein molybdopterin-binding subunit, whose product MPKKASFAKRAASGKPRRRPTTLPRQQRAVEPSADKQERWVGKPLVRKEEARLVRGNGKFIDDFKLPGMAYMRLVRSPFAHARITGVDVSAAQKHPGVLATLTGAEVAALTTPYIEIGPDPSSRIKDYCLAVDVARYQGEPVAAVIAQTRGAAEDAAELVHVEYEVLEPVVDAEFALSDKVVLHQAMGANKVWNGVFEYGDVAQAFKDAAYVVSIDRMHFHRFSSTPLENNAVIGQWDNKDDRVCFWTNNSFPTIGIQLIAPALGTRIDNIRVQTFDIGGSFGIKITNYPYMTLCALASRKIGGKPVKWTETRTEHMQASAHGNERTFLDTRVALDKDGVITAIESRHIDDCGAYPRYEPLGCVIWSQVFPGVYRFRNARIDFSQVVTNKCPVGPNRGYSRMQHLWFLERVVDICGHELGIPADEMRRRNYIRAEEFPYTTPNGCVYDSGNYAAMLALAQKLIGWDDWKKKQAAARAEGRMIGIGIGTTLDSGTNNFGQSRIVNPHAPFSGNSQAANVKLDIYGEIVVSVGSVPQGQGHETVASQVVADVLNVTPDMITVRVGFDTERNVHTGHTGTYASQFAVSGLSAVHGAAQKLRSELLRLAAYALNAPIAKLELGLGKMGAEVRVKGSDKSINYWALANIINVNNAGLPDELQDVTLNCRYTWRAPFKVPDIEKKYGNLTLTYSSQLHIAVVEIERGTFNPKVLDYAAVDDCGTVINPRIVEGQVHGATAHGIGAALMENCAYDQAGNLLASTFSEYTPIMTVNMPTLKCGYIETPSPHSYSGAKGMGEGGAAPIHTISAALQDALHSAGIYVTDSFNNGDSIFRALEQRKAGRPVGNVRTEQRATRKGRATASPGKSGGGRR is encoded by the coding sequence ATGCCTAAGAAGGCTTCCTTTGCGAAGCGCGCAGCCAGCGGCAAGCCCCGCCGCAGACCAACAACGCTGCCGCGCCAGCAGCGCGCCGTCGAGCCATCCGCCGACAAGCAGGAACGCTGGGTTGGCAAGCCGCTGGTGCGCAAGGAAGAGGCGCGCCTGGTTCGCGGCAACGGCAAGTTCATTGACGACTTCAAGCTGCCTGGCATGGCGTATATGCGGCTGGTGCGTTCGCCGTTTGCGCACGCGCGCATCACCGGGGTGGACGTTTCCGCCGCGCAGAAGCATCCCGGCGTGCTGGCCACGCTGACCGGCGCCGAGGTGGCCGCGCTCACCACGCCCTACATCGAGATCGGGCCCGATCCCAGCTCACGCATCAAGGACTACTGCCTGGCGGTTGACGTGGCCCGCTACCAGGGCGAACCGGTTGCGGCCGTGATCGCGCAAACGCGCGGCGCCGCCGAAGACGCGGCCGAACTGGTGCACGTCGAGTATGAAGTGCTCGAGCCGGTGGTGGACGCCGAGTTCGCGCTGAGCGACAAGGTCGTCCTCCACCAGGCGATGGGCGCCAACAAAGTGTGGAATGGCGTCTTCGAGTACGGTGACGTCGCCCAGGCGTTCAAGGACGCGGCGTATGTCGTCAGCATCGATCGCATGCACTTCCATCGCTTCTCCTCCACGCCGCTGGAGAACAACGCCGTCATCGGGCAGTGGGACAACAAGGACGACCGCGTCTGCTTCTGGACCAACAATTCCTTTCCCACGATCGGCATCCAGCTCATCGCACCGGCGCTGGGCACGCGCATCGACAACATCCGCGTGCAGACGTTCGACATCGGCGGCAGCTTCGGCATCAAGATCACCAATTACCCGTACATGACCCTGTGCGCGCTCGCCTCGCGCAAAATCGGCGGCAAGCCGGTGAAGTGGACCGAGACTCGCACCGAGCACATGCAGGCCAGCGCGCACGGCAACGAACGCACGTTCCTCGATACACGCGTCGCGCTCGACAAAGACGGCGTGATCACCGCCATCGAGTCGCGACACATTGACGATTGCGGCGCCTACCCGCGCTACGAGCCGCTGGGCTGCGTCATCTGGTCGCAGGTCTTCCCCGGCGTGTATCGCTTCAGGAACGCTCGCATCGATTTTTCGCAGGTGGTGACCAATAAATGCCCCGTCGGGCCCAACCGCGGCTACTCGCGCATGCAGCACCTCTGGTTCCTGGAGCGCGTGGTCGATATCTGCGGTCACGAACTCGGAATCCCCGCCGACGAAATGCGACGGCGGAATTACATCCGCGCCGAAGAGTTCCCCTACACCACGCCCAACGGCTGCGTGTACGACTCGGGGAATTACGCCGCCATGCTCGCGCTCGCGCAGAAGCTGATCGGCTGGGACGACTGGAAAAAGAAGCAGGCCGCGGCGCGCGCCGAAGGCCGCATGATCGGCATCGGCATCGGCACCACGCTCGATTCCGGCACCAACAACTTCGGGCAGTCGCGCATCGTCAATCCGCACGCGCCGTTCAGCGGCAATTCCCAGGCGGCGAACGTCAAGCTCGATATCTACGGCGAAATCGTGGTCAGCGTCGGCTCGGTGCCGCAGGGCCAGGGACACGAGACCGTCGCCTCCCAGGTCGTGGCCGACGTGCTCAACGTCACGCCCGACATGATCACCGTCCGCGTCGGCTTCGACACCGAGCGCAACGTCCACACCGGCCACACCGGAACTTACGCCAGCCAGTTCGCCGTTTCCGGTCTTTCGGCCGTGCACGGCGCCGCGCAAAAGCTGCGTTCCGAGCTGCTGCGCCTGGCGGCCTACGCGCTGAACGCGCCCATCGCCAAGCTCGAGCTTGGCCTGGGAAAAATGGGCGCCGAAGTCCGGGTCAAGGGGTCGGACAAGTCCATCAACTACTGGGCGCTCGCCAACATTATTAATGTGAACAATGCCGGCCTGCCCGACGAACTGCAGGATGTGACCCTGAACTGCCGCTACACCTGGCGCGCGCCCTTCAAGGTTCCCGACATCGAGAAGAAATACGGCAACCTGACGCTGACCTACTCCTCGCAGCTGCACATCGCCGTGGTGGAGATCGAGCGCGGGACGTTCAACCCCAAGGTGCTCGACTACGCCGCCGTCGACGACTGCGGCACGGTGATCAATCCGCGAATCGTCGAGGGCCAGGTGCACGGCGCCACCGCGCACGGCATCGGGGCGGCGCTCATGGAAAACTGCGCGTACGACCAGGCCGGCAACCTGCTCGCGAGCACCTTCAGCGAATACACGCCCATCATGACGGTGAACATGCCCACGCTGAAGTGCGGATACATCGAGACGCCGTCGCCGCACAGCTACAGTGGCGCGAAGGGGATGGGCGAGGGCGGCGCGGCGCCGATTCACACTATTTCCGCCGCGCTCCAGGACGCGCTGCACTCCGCCGGCATTTACGTGACCGATTCGTTCAACAACGGCGACAGCATCTTCCGCGCCCTCGAGCAGCGCAAAGCCGGAAGGCCGGTGGGCAACGTGCGCACTGAACAACGCGCAACCCGCAAGGGTCGCGCGACGGCTTCGCCAGGCAAATCAGGCGGTGGGCGCAGGTGA
- a CDS encoding Xaa-Pro peptidase family protein translates to MPWPVDNTKLDRVRDLMRLHDVEALVVRAPDNVLYLTNYWCMKGYDAAIFPREGGPTLLALEPQREDAERMSWTRDIRLFSGYDPRDPRPPQMRCLDRALEILKQRGLTGKVAIELNNGSQAADRMVGEPTVYTQEYFDAFRKACGAVTDATPLLIEARAIKTAQEIERMRLANELAALAMEHTREHIRPGMKESEAGAMLEGFVHGVGIGYKGKVEMARAFTLVWSGPGIKTFTATGDRPIQRNEPTLFEIWVCADGYWTDLTKNLCPGELTSEYHKLADLLLATFNEAAAFARDGAPLPEMDRLIRARIAEGGYPGQPSHPVCHGIGARAHEPPYAHQAGAGTIRKGMVLSIEPGAYWPGGGGLRIEDCFHITADGNEKLCSYPDDFRVFSPAYKGGRA, encoded by the coding sequence ATGCCATGGCCCGTTGACAACACGAAGCTCGATCGCGTGCGCGACCTGATGCGCCTGCACGACGTTGAGGCGCTCGTGGTGCGCGCGCCTGACAACGTGCTCTATCTCACCAACTACTGGTGCATGAAGGGCTACGATGCCGCGATTTTCCCCCGTGAAGGCGGGCCCACGCTGCTGGCTCTCGAGCCGCAGCGGGAAGATGCCGAGCGCATGTCGTGGACGCGCGACATCCGCCTGTTCAGCGGCTACGACCCGCGCGATCCGCGTCCCCCGCAGATGCGCTGCCTCGACCGTGCGCTGGAAATACTGAAGCAGCGCGGCCTCACCGGAAAAGTCGCCATCGAGCTCAACAACGGTTCGCAGGCCGCCGATCGCATGGTGGGCGAACCGACCGTCTATACGCAGGAATACTTCGACGCGTTCCGCAAAGCCTGCGGCGCCGTGACCGATGCCACGCCGCTGCTCATCGAGGCCCGCGCCATCAAGACCGCGCAGGAGATCGAGCGCATGCGCCTGGCGAACGAACTCGCCGCGCTCGCCATGGAGCACACCCGCGAGCACATACGCCCGGGCATGAAAGAGAGCGAAGCGGGCGCGATGTTGGAAGGCTTTGTGCACGGCGTGGGCATCGGTTACAAGGGCAAAGTCGAGATGGCGCGCGCCTTCACCCTGGTCTGGTCGGGTCCGGGCATCAAGACATTCACCGCCACGGGCGATCGTCCGATCCAGCGGAATGAGCCCACGCTCTTCGAGATCTGGGTCTGCGCCGACGGCTACTGGACCGATCTGACGAAAAACCTCTGCCCCGGTGAACTGACGTCCGAGTATCACAAGCTGGCCGACCTCCTGCTGGCCACATTCAACGAAGCCGCCGCGTTCGCGCGCGATGGCGCGCCGCTGCCGGAGATGGACCGCCTCATCCGCGCGCGCATTGCCGAGGGCGGATACCCGGGTCAGCCGTCGCATCCCGTGTGCCACGGCATCGGCGCGCGCGCGCATGAGCCGCCCTACGCGCACCAGGCTGGCGCCGGCACAATTCGCAAGGGCATGGTGCTCTCCATCGAGCCCGGCGCCTACTGGCCCGGCGGCGGCGGGCTGCGCATCGAAGACTGCTTCCACATCACCGCCGACGGCAACGAAAAGCTGTGCAGCTATCCCGACGACTTCCGCGTGTTTTCGCCCGCATATAAAGGAGGGCGCGCGTAG
- a CDS encoding alpha-L-fucosidase has product MRRLRTFFLTALALALLNTAFAAAQTADVNSAAAREARLAWFKQAKYGMFIHWGLYAIPAGEWKGRRSLGLGEWIMNRSHIPVKEYEQLTKQFNPVKFSADAWVQLAQDAGMKYIVITAKHHDGFALFDSRVSKYNVVAATPFKRDILKELAAACQKRGMPLGFYYSQSQDWHEPGGAGNDWDFGPDIGPDGKERKDYDAYLRGKAERQVKELLTNYGPVALIWFDTPRMMTPERAQRFTDILRSTQPRTLIDGRLGAAGDYVSTGDNVVPSGVQTEYWEVPATTNHTWGYRTDDTDWKSPGEITFKLIDIVSKGGNYLLNVGPMASGLIPQAPQDNLRTVGRWLKVNGEAVYGAGPSPWGEEMGEMSSKGAKDLRGQPLALPHNEWRVTTKPGKLYFTFFQEPRVPFELPAMKNAIKRAYYLADGKPVEVKEENGRRQLVIPRPILDPMATVVVVEIEGDKVER; this is encoded by the coding sequence ATGCGTCGACTGCGTACGTTTTTTCTGACCGCGCTCGCCCTCGCGCTCCTGAACACCGCCTTCGCCGCCGCTCAAACCGCTGACGTCAACTCCGCCGCCGCCCGCGAGGCGCGCCTGGCCTGGTTCAAGCAAGCCAAGTACGGCATGTTCATCCACTGGGGCCTGTACGCGATTCCGGCGGGCGAGTGGAAGGGACGGCGTTCGCTCGGACTCGGCGAGTGGATCATGAACCGCTCGCACATTCCCGTGAAGGAGTACGAGCAGCTCACCAAGCAGTTCAATCCCGTCAAGTTCAGCGCCGATGCCTGGGTGCAGCTCGCGCAGGACGCCGGCATGAAGTACATCGTGATCACGGCAAAGCATCACGATGGCTTCGCCCTCTTCGACTCCCGGGTCAGTAAGTACAACGTGGTCGCGGCCACGCCGTTCAAGCGCGACATCCTGAAAGAGCTCGCGGCCGCCTGCCAGAAGCGCGGCATGCCGCTCGGCTTCTACTACTCCCAGTCCCAGGACTGGCATGAGCCCGGCGGCGCCGGCAACGATTGGGACTTCGGCCCCGACATCGGCCCTGACGGCAAGGAGCGCAAGGACTATGACGCCTACCTGCGCGGCAAGGCCGAGCGGCAGGTGAAAGAGCTGCTCACCAACTACGGCCCGGTCGCACTCATCTGGTTCGATACCCCGCGCATGATGACGCCGGAGCGCGCCCAGCGCTTCACCGACATTCTGCGCAGCACGCAGCCCAGGACGCTGATTGACGGTCGTCTCGGCGCCGCCGGCGACTACGTCTCCACCGGCGATAACGTCGTCCCTTCCGGCGTGCAAACCGAGTACTGGGAGGTCCCCGCGACCACGAACCACACCTGGGGCTATCGCACCGACGATACGGACTGGAAGTCGCCCGGCGAGATCACCTTCAAGCTGATCGACATCGTCAGCAAGGGCGGCAACTATCTGCTCAACGTTGGCCCCATGGCCAGCGGCCTCATCCCGCAGGCGCCGCAGGACAACCTGCGCACCGTCGGCCGCTGGCTCAAGGTCAACGGCGAAGCGGTGTACGGCGCCGGCCCGTCACCATGGGGCGAAGAGATGGGCGAGATGAGTTCGAAGGGAGCCAAGGACCTGCGCGGGCAGCCGCTGGCGCTGCCCCACAACGAGTGGCGCGTGACCACCAAGCCCGGCAAACTCTACTTCACGTTCTTCCAGGAGCCTCGCGTCCCGTTTGAATTGCCGGCCATGAAGAACGCAATCAAGCGGGCCTACTATCTCGCCGACGGGAAACCGGTCGAAGTGAAAGAAGAGAACGGGCGGCGGCAACTCGTCATTCCGCGTCCCATCCTCGATCCCATGGCCACCGTCGTGGTGGTCGAGATCGAAGGCGACAAAGTCGAGCGCTGA
- a CDS encoding M24 family metallopeptidase → MTSAKEIQRRYTALREAMQRDSLDALVVCGNQYAGFEGAVRYCSGFEIVHRYCYVILPLNGEPTLVFPREARWIGDKKKSWVGEHVWPEIPGQFIRQRAADRKWKRVGVYGLDFVMAVRDYRELTQGGFELVPWDLPFDMVRAVKSEEELIAVRDSMDIIVDGFWALTRAFEPGKTEAEIMAPAVEVYFARGAGPRMMNIVLSGTHGAAEAHFKVPGDRRVGRDDLMLYSLEITGVDGYWVEFSRPLIRGKLSDTTARMLDAYPAAIEAARKLLREGEIAADVHRVVAGTFARHGFSLGHLSGHSIGATMLELPNIGAGWDVPLRENMIFSLHPQVVDQDGQVCLYTQDTYRVGKHEGESLCDVEWKLYRGGETPARATTTVET, encoded by the coding sequence ATGACCAGCGCGAAAGAAATTCAACGCCGCTACACCGCCCTGCGCGAAGCCATGCAGCGCGACTCGCTTGACGCGCTCGTCGTGTGCGGCAACCAGTACGCCGGCTTCGAGGGCGCGGTGCGCTACTGCTCGGGCTTTGAAATCGTGCATCGCTACTGCTACGTCATCCTGCCGCTCAACGGCGAGCCCACACTGGTCTTCCCCAGGGAAGCCCGCTGGATCGGCGACAAGAAAAAATCGTGGGTCGGCGAGCACGTCTGGCCGGAGATACCGGGGCAGTTCATTCGCCAGCGCGCCGCCGACCGCAAGTGGAAGCGCGTCGGCGTCTATGGCCTCGACTTCGTGATGGCCGTGCGCGATTACCGCGAGCTCACGCAGGGCGGCTTCGAACTGGTCCCCTGGGACTTGCCGTTCGACATGGTCCGCGCCGTCAAGAGCGAAGAGGAACTCATCGCGGTGCGCGACAGCATGGACATCATCGTTGACGGCTTCTGGGCGCTGACCAGGGCTTTCGAGCCCGGCAAGACCGAGGCCGAGATCATGGCGCCCGCCGTCGAAGTTTATTTCGCCCGGGGCGCCGGCCCGCGCATGATGAACATCGTGCTCTCGGGCACGCACGGCGCCGCCGAGGCGCACTTCAAGGTGCCGGGCGATCGCCGCGTCGGGCGTGACGACTTGATGCTCTACTCGCTGGAAATTACGGGCGTGGACGGCTACTGGGTCGAATTTTCGCGCCCCCTGATCCGCGGCAAGCTGAGCGACACCACCGCGCGCATGCTCGACGCGTATCCCGCCGCCATCGAGGCGGCGCGAAAGCTGCTGCGCGAGGGCGAGATCGCCGCCGACGTCCATCGCGTAGTGGCCGGCACATTCGCCAGGCACGGGTTTTCGCTCGGACATCTTTCCGGACACTCCATCGGCGCCACCATGCTCGAGCTGCCCAACATCGGCGCCGGCTGGGACGTGCCCCTGCGCGAGAACATGATCTTCTCGCTGCATCCGCAGGTCGTGGACCAGGACGGACAAGTTTGTCTCTACACGCAGGACACGTATCGCGTGGGCAAGCACGAAGGCGAGTCGCTCTGCGACGTTGAATGGAAGCTCTATCGCGGCGGCGAGACACCGGCGCGCGCCACGACGACCGTAGAGACGTAG